The DNA window CTGCTGGTGCGCGAAGGCGCCGTGGTCGATGCCTCGGTCGTTGAGTCCAGCAGACGCCCGCGCAGGGTGATCGATGTCATGCCTGAGGATCGCGCCGAGGGCGATGAAGGTCTGGTGTCCGACGAGCCGATGGGACGCGATGAAAACCAGGAGCCGACCGTTCGCGTCAGCTACTCCGACGATGAAGCGGCGGCGTGGCTGCGCAAGGGGCGCCGGGCCCATTATGGATACAAAGTCCATGTCGCCACGGACAGTCGTGATGGATTTCTGCTCGGCGGGCACGTCACCCCCGCAAACAAGTCGGACACCGGCGAGTTCGAGCGCCTGCTGGATACGGCCTCGATGGAGCCAGGCGCGTATGTGTTCGCCGACAAGGGCTATGCGAGTTTCACCAATCGGGAGGCGCTTCGCCAACGCAGTCTCAAGGATGGCACGATGGACAAAGCCACACGAAGCGGGCCGCTGACCGAGTTCGAGCGTACGAGAAATCGCCTGATCAGCAGTGTACGCCAGCTCGTGGAGCGCGCCTTCGGCACGCTCAAGCGCGGCTATGGCTTCATCAGGTCGCGATACGTCGGACAGGACAAGGTCGAGGGCGAATTCCATCTGCTCGCCATGGCCTTCAACATCAAAAAGGCCGTGCTCTTGGCGCATTCGTAATGGGGAAGTGCGTCCAAATTCGGTTTTTCGGCCCGAAATGAGGCCGAATGGGCCGGATAAGGGCGAAAAGACGGCCTGATCCAGGTCAGATTCTCGGATGGGATGAGGCTAGAAGTTGATTGCGCGGCAATGCGCAGAGGTCTCGA is part of the Oceanidesulfovibrio indonesiensis genome and encodes:
- a CDS encoding IS5 family transposase → MSARSKGPRLGDYFMGRRRTSHTFLDEIDAVIDWLPIQAFLTKKLKRKANAVGNPAYPPLPMFKVLLLQRWYNLSDPATEQALLDRLSFIRFTGFSFEDDVPDETTICRFRNGLIRLGLLDKLLDMINWQIEARGLLVREGAVVDASVVESSRRPRRVIDVMPEDRAEGDEGLVSDEPMGRDENQEPTVRVSYSDDEAAAWLRKGRRAHYGYKVHVATDSRDGFLLGGHVTPANKSDTGEFERLLDTASMEPGAYVFADKGYASFTNREALRQRSLKDGTMDKATRSGPLTEFERTRNRLISSVRQLVERAFGTLKRGYGFIRSRYVGQDKVEGEFHLLAMAFNIKKAVLLAHS